The genome window TATCACTTTATTCCACATATTTTTATGGCTTCATCCTTTGGATATGGTTTTGTGAGTCTCATAATTTTTGCCATTACTAATAATAATTAATGATGTAATTACTTCAAGAAGCGTTTTCAAAATCTCTATAAATGAAAATTATCGAGTCAGGCGATAATGTGATTTCGAATCGGTTGACGAAAAGAGATCCGGGGTTTGTGTTGGATGAGCCTGAACAGGGAGAGGAATCGGAAAAAGAGATCTCCCCTGGAGGGGAGAGCCGCGAAGCGGGAGGGGTGTCAGATCCCGGAACACCCACCGATCTCCAAACCGGCAAAGTGTGGATCAACGAAACCCAGTATTTCGGCAACGTCCCAAAAAAAGCCTGGGAGTTCTACATCGGCGGCTACCAACCCGCCGAAAAATGGCTCAAAGACCGCCGCGACCGAGAGCTTTCTATCGAGGAAATCCGCCATTACCAAAAAATCATCGTGGCCCTGATGGAGACGGATCGGATTATGGGGGAGATTGATGGGGTTTTTGAGGTGTAGTTCATTATAAATCGGTTAGTGAATTGAATAATATTAAGCAATAGCTTAACTTATGAATCGAAATGCAATCATAATAAAACAATCTTCTGATGGCGGGCGAGCTATTGCTGTTGATGAAGAAAATGCAGAAGACCTACTAACGTTCTTTCGGCAGGATAAACGATACCAGAAGAAATTTAATCACATATGTGAGTTGATATTGGGGAATCACATCAACCGTGAGCTTTATGATAAAGAAGAACCGGATGATAAAAGCAAAGGCGTTCGGGCGATGAAGTTTTTTAAAGGTCAGGAGAACGCCAGGGTTTATTGTAAGGAGGTTAGTACCACTGATAAAACAACTGTTATTATAGCAGCAGAAGTGTTAAGAAGAAAAAAGCAGACCAAACTGACACACAAAGAAATCAACATCATACATCGGGTAGCGAGTTATGAGTACGACACAATCAAATAAAGCGGAAAATATTCGAAACGAGTTCCAAAAGCTGTTCGAACAATCTCCTGAAGAGCAGGTGGAGCACCGGGCACAGATGCTTTCCTATATTTTTCTGAGTGAAGCCCAAAAAGCGATGGATCGCAAGGAATGGACCCGTAAACGGTTAGCCAAAGAGATTGGTACATCCGCCAGCTATCTAACACAACTTTTCCGGGGAGACCGGCTTTTGAATCTCAAAACAATTGCGAAGATTGAAGCGGCACTGGAAATAAATTTCGGAGTTTCTGCTTCACAGGATACTGTTACTTACCAGAGCCGTGAAGAGTTGAATCTGGATCCTTCCCAGGTAAATGAACCTTGATTGTGGATGTGATTGCATATTCAGCGAGGCAAATGTACGAGCCGAACAAATACATGAAGAAGAAGGGTGGGCACAATTTTTACAAACGATTGATGCCGGTTTTAAATACAGCGGCATCCACAAAACATGAACTGGGAATTGTGGAACAATAACGCAAAAAATAAGGGACGGCTTTCACCGCCCCGGGGGAATCCTAATAACGGGACTGGCCCGATTTCGGATTCATAACCAATATAATAACGTTTATAATGAGTAAAAAAATTTTAATAAAACAGACAGCAATCAAACAGTTAATAAATGCTTTATTTAAAGGGGAGAAAAGCAAATTAAGAGAAAGCTTTAATCCAAAAAAGCATTTAAAATCATTACACAAAAAATATAGATGAGTAATTTGTTGATTTTAAAGACCGATGGGCTCTAAAACGTGTAAACCCGTCTGACCGAAAAAGCAACGGTCGGACGGGGTAGTATTGCAAAACCATTACCCTATGCCACACAACCACTCACATTCACACGATCAATCTCACGCAAAAACCTACGGAAAGGCATTTGCCATTGGCATCGGCCTGAATGTAGCCTATGTCATTGTTGAGGCAACCTACGGGTTGCTGATCGATTCGTCGGCTTTGCTGGCAGATGCAGGACATAACCTGAGTGACGTCTTCAGCCTGATCTTCGCCTGGTTCGCGATGGCGATTGCACAAAAACGTCCCGCGAAGAAGTTTACCTATGGGTTGAGGCGAAGTACCATTTTGGTCTCCATTCTGAATGCACTGCTGCTGTTTGGAGCCGCCGGAGTGATTGGCTGGGAGGCCTGGCAAAAACTTTATAATCCCGTTGAAATTCCCGGAAACACCATCATGATTGTAGCCGGAATCGGGTTGGTGATCAATACAGCTACAGCGCTTCTGTTTATGAAGGGCCAAAAAGATGACCTGAATATCAAGGGAGCGTTTTTACATATGGCGGCCGATGCCGGAGTTTCGCTTGGAGTGGTGGTTTCCGGGCTTTTAATCACCGTAACCGGCGCCATGTGGATCGACCCGGTAACCAGTTTTCTGATTCTTATTGTGATTGTTTACGGTACGTGGGGACTCTTTATCGATTCCATCAACCTTGCGCTGGATGCCGTTCCAAAAGATATAGACTACGAAGAGGTGGAAAGTTTTTTGAAAGATCACGAGGAAGTTGAGTCGATCCATGATCTGCATATCTGGGCGATGAGTACAACGGAGAATGTTTTGTCCGTGCATATCGTCTTAAAAACTGACAAGACAGATCAATTTTTGACAGAGATAAAAGAGGGGTTGAGAGAAAAATTCAAAATAGACCATTCAACCATCCAGGTGGAAGTATCTGATTTGAAGGATAGTTTGATGAGGGATTAATCCAGTAAATGTTTCTTTAAATTGATTAAATGAGGGTTTTGAAAAACTCTGACCGTCATCCTGAACTTTCCCATCGTTCCCTCCGGGGGATTCAGGATCTCCAGATACTGGCTATAAAGACGAATGGAGAATCTGAATCGAGTTCAGATTGACCAATAACCACGGTTTTGCAAAGCCCTCTAAATCTTATATTCCACTTATTACGTGTTCGGTTGTGTTCACTTTTGAATTGTCGATGGAGGGGTTGCCCGTTTCAAATAGTGAATGATGACCATTACAATAAGTGATCGCTTTGGAGGAAGTGTTGCTAAACAGTAAATTTTTATTTGAATATGAGTTTGATATAAAACTTTGAAAAATGAGTTTCATTTTCTTCGTAAAGAAATGACTTTATTGCATCCAAAACAGAGACTTTATCTCGAACTCAAGTCACTTTTTATAAATTGACTTTTAGGCTAATCTGAAATTCGCACATTTGTTAAATCACATATCATTCAAATAATGACCCACAATTTCCTGTCACAAAAGAAAGACTACAAGGAACCATCTGTATTCAAACCGGAAAATCTGCTGCGGGAAGCCCGGCGTCAAAAATCGATCCCGGAGTGTGAGATTCCGGCCATCTGTCTGTTGGATCCCGATGGGGATATTGTTGACTATCTTAAAAAAAGAGGGAGAGCTTCCGTCAATCGCTGCTGGGCGGGGTATCATACAACAATGTACCAGTTTGAACTGGATGGAAAGACGATTGGAATCATCGGCCGGGCGGTTGGAGCCTCGTTTGCAGTTCTTCTTGCAGAGCAGATGTTTGTGAGCGGCTGCGAACTGCTGATCAGCATCACATCGGCCGGAACCATAATTTCGCCGAAAGGAGGTCAAAGGTTTATTCTGATTGAAGAAGCCCTTCGGGATGAAGGCACCAGCTTTCATTATTTGCCCCCGGATAAACCGGCTCAGATCAACCCGAAGCTTTTGATGAAGCTGAAAGATCTGGAATCAGATTCTGATATTTCGATGGGAACCGGGAAAAGCTGGACGACGGATGCACCCTACCGTGAAACGCAAGCGGCGATCAATCACGCAGAGCAGCAAAAGGTTACCGCCGTGGAGATGGAGGCCGCGGCTCTCTATGCATTTTCCAGGTCAAGGAATAAAAAAGTGGTATGCTTTGCTCACCTAACCAACACGATGGCCCGGGAAGGGGAAGATTTTGAGAAGGGAGAAGAGGGCGGAAGCATCGCTTCGCTGGAACTTGTGAAAAAGGTGATCTCAAAGCTGGTCAGTGAATCATGAATTGAAATATCTGTTTTCAGTATTAGAATATAGAATATGAGCTTTTCCTCCTTCAAAAAAATTGTGTTCTTTTACAGTATGGGTAATCAATTTGATGGAAAGAATATACGAGTGTCAAAAAAGGGATTTTAAATCCACAATAATTAAAAAAGATGAAAGATTTTCGTATAGACAAATTGGAGCATCTCTTTATCCATGTCTTACTCTTAACCTCAACTTGTTGCACTGCATTCAAGAAATGAGTATCCTTTCAAATCTTACATGAAAGTTATTTCCTACATATTAATCCTGCTGATGACTCTTATGGTGCTTCGCCCCCTGTGCAGACGCTGCTGAGATTGGAACGCATCAAAAGGAACAGGTTGTCAAGATCAGCTCGCAAAACCTCACTCTTGAGAACGGCACGGATCAGCATGCTGAAGCCTGCTCACCATTATGTTCTTGCAAGTGTTGTCCCTCTGTAGCGAGTGACTCGCTGGATTTATTAGAATTGAATTCAACTTCCCCTATGTTGAGAACGGTTCAAAACAAACCAGATCTCTTTACCAGCCCTCCAGATATCATCTGGTCCCCTCCACGGCTCCTTTCCTAACTTCCTTTCCATCTATTATCGCGCAGTAACAGGAAAAGTCTATC of Balneolaceae bacterium contains these proteins:
- a CDS encoding type ISP restriction/modification enzyme; amino-acid sequence: MKIIESGDNVISNRLTKRDPGFVLDEPEQGEESEKEISPGGESREAGGVSDPGTPTDLQTGKVWINETQYFGNVPKKAWEFYIGGYQPAEKWLKDRRDRELSIEEIRHYQKIIVALMETDRIMGEIDGVFEV
- a CDS encoding helix-turn-helix transcriptional regulator, giving the protein MSTTQSNKAENIRNEFQKLFEQSPEEQVEHRAQMLSYIFLSEAQKAMDRKEWTRKRLAKEIGTSASYLTQLFRGDRLLNLKTIAKIEAALEINFGVSASQDTVTYQSREELNLDPSQVNEP
- a CDS encoding cation diffusion facilitator family transporter, whose protein sequence is MPHNHSHSHDQSHAKTYGKAFAIGIGLNVAYVIVEATYGLLIDSSALLADAGHNLSDVFSLIFAWFAMAIAQKRPAKKFTYGLRRSTILVSILNALLLFGAAGVIGWEAWQKLYNPVEIPGNTIMIVAGIGLVINTATALLFMKGQKDDLNIKGAFLHMAADAGVSLGVVVSGLLITVTGAMWIDPVTSFLILIVIVYGTWGLFIDSINLALDAVPKDIDYEEVESFLKDHEEVESIHDLHIWAMSTTENVLSVHIVLKTDKTDQFLTEIKEGLREKFKIDHSTIQVEVSDLKDSLMRD
- a CDS encoding nucleoside phosphorylase encodes the protein MTHNFLSQKKDYKEPSVFKPENLLREARRQKSIPECEIPAICLLDPDGDIVDYLKKRGRASVNRCWAGYHTTMYQFELDGKTIGIIGRAVGASFAVLLAEQMFVSGCELLISITSAGTIISPKGGQRFILIEEALRDEGTSFHYLPPDKPAQINPKLLMKLKDLESDSDISMGTGKSWTTDAPYRETQAAINHAEQQKVTAVEMEAAALYAFSRSRNKKVVCFAHLTNTMAREGEDFEKGEEGGSIASLELVKKVISKLVSES